The genomic region TCGGCGCCGGTATGCATGACGTCGTCGATTTTGAGCAGGAGCCGCCGCCCCAGGCTGCCCGCCGGATGGGAGCGGGCGAAATCCATCTGGGTGAATCCCCGCGCTTCCAGCAGGGCCACCGCCAGCGCGTCCCCCATGACCAATGCCGCCGTGGTGCTCGCCGTGGGAGCAAGCCCCAGGGGGCAGGCTTCCTGCCGGACGCTGACGTCGATATGCACGCTGGCTTGTTGGGCCAGGGTGGAGCGGGGACGTCCGGTCATGGCGATGAGAGGAACGCCCAGGCGTTTGATCAAGGGGATGATGGTGATCAGTTCGCTGGTTTCGCCGGAATTGGAGAGCGCCAGCACCACATCGTGCTCGGTAATCATGCCCAGATCCCCGTGGCTGGCTTCGCCCGGATGAACGAAAAAAGCCGGCGTGCCGGTGCTGGCGAGGGTGGAGGCGATCTTGCCGCAGATATGCCCGGATTTGCCCATGCCGGTGACGATCACCCGACCCCGGCATTGCAGCATCAATTGACAGGCCTGGCTGAAATTTTCATTGATGCGTTCCTCCAGGGCGGCCACCGCTCCGGTCTCCAAGCGGATGACCTCCAATCCCAATCGGCGCAGACGCGCTTGTTCCGTGGTTGTCATGATTTTTGATTCAATAGCTGCAAGATGGTGTTTAAATCTAGTGGAAAATAGAGTGAATATTGATAGGCGCAGAAGCCGGCCAATAACAATAGTCCGCCCAGCCGACCGATGCGGCCGGGGTTGCGCCAGCCCAATCCCAATAGGAACAAGGCGACGGTAAACCCCAGCATCCAGGGAAAATCCCTTTCCACGACTTCTTTTTCCAACCAGTGAGGGTGAACCAGGGTGGGAATGGAATAAACCGCCAGGATATTGAACATATTGGAACCGACGATGTTGCCGATCGCCAAATCGTCTTCCTTTCTCAGAATGCTGGCGAGGGAAGCGGCCAACTCCGGCAGACTGGTGCCCAAGGCGACGATGGTCAGGCCGATAATCAGGTCGGAGACGCCGAAATGATGGGCCAGTTCCACCGCCGCCCACACCACCGTCCTCGAACCGAGCAGTAGTCCCGCCAAGCCGAAGAAGATCCAGAACCAGGACTTGGGCAATGAGGTGATCGGCGGCAACTCGCTTTCCACTTCCTCCGCCAAAGGGTCGTCGGCTGAGGTTTGGCGCCCTTGCCAAACCAGCCAGAGCAGAAACATGATCAGTCCCGCCAGCAAAAC from Methylohalobius crimeensis 10Ki harbors:
- a CDS encoding KpsF/GutQ family sugar-phosphate isomerase, which translates into the protein MTTTEQARLRRLGLEVIRLETGAVAALEERINENFSQACQLMLQCRGRVIVTGMGKSGHICGKIASTLASTGTPAFFVHPGEASHGDLGMITEHDVVLALSNSGETSELITIIPLIKRLGVPLIAMTGRPRSTLAQQASVHIDVSVRQEACPLGLAPTASTTAALVMGDALAVALLEARGFTQMDFARSHPAGSLGRRLLLKIDDVMHTGADIPAVHEAATLSEALLEMTAKQLGMTAVIDTRRRILGIFTDGDLRRLFERGGYDVGTTPISEVMTRSCTTVPTDILAAEAVKLMQEKKINALLVVDESERLMGALNMHDLLRAGVF
- a CDS encoding calcium/sodium antiporter encodes the protein MIGLWIDATALVGGFAVLVFGADRFVLGAASIARHLGISALVVGLAIVGFGTSAPEMLVSSIAAWHGNTGLAVGNALGSNIANIGLIMGVSALLVPVTVHSRALRREIPLLLTTCLLAYGLSLDLRLDYVDGSVLLAGLIMFLLWLVWQGRQTSADDPLAEEVESELPPITSLPKSWFWIFFGLAGLLLGSRTVVWAAVELAHHFGVSDLIIGLTIVALGTSLPELAASLASILRKEDDLAIGNIVGSNMFNILAVYSIPTLVHPHWLEKEVVERDFPWMLGFTVALFLLGLGWRNPGRIGRLGGLLLLAGFCAYQYSLYFPLDLNTILQLLNQKS